In one window of Meleagris gallopavo isolate NT-WF06-2002-E0010 breed Aviagen turkey brand Nicholas breeding stock chromosome 12, Turkey_5.1, whole genome shotgun sequence DNA:
- the GABPB1 gene encoding GA-binding protein subunit beta-1, whose product MSLVDLGKKLLEAARAGQDDEVRILMANGAPFTTDWLGTSPLHLAAQYGHYSTTEVLLRAGVSRDARTKVDRTPLHMAASEGHANIVEVLLKHGADVNAKDMLKMTALHWATEHNHQEVVELLIKYGADVHAQSKFCKTALDIAIDNGNEDLAEILQIAMQNQINTNPESPDTVTIHAATPQFIIGPGGVVNLTDETGVSAVQFGNSSTSVLATLAALAEASAPLSNSSETPVVATEEVVTAESVDGAIQQVVSSGGQQVITIVTDGIQLGNLHSIPTSGIGQPIIVTMPDGQQVLTVPATDIAEETVISEEPPVKRQCIEIVENRVESAEIEERETLQKQLDEANREAQKYRQQLLKKEQEAEAYRQKLEAMNRLQTNKEAV is encoded by the exons ATGTCACTAGTAGATTTGGGAAAGAAACTTCTAGAAGCTGCACGAGCGGGACAAGATGATGAGGTTCGCATTCTGATGGCCAATGGAGCACCTTTTACCACAGATTGG TTGGGAACATCTCCACTTCATCTGGCAGCACAGTATGGACACTACTCAACGACGGAGGTGCTGCTGCGTGCAGGTGTAAGTCGAGATGCCAGAACAAAAGTGGACAGAACGCCGTTACATATGGCAGCTTCAGAAGGCCATGCCAACATAGTAGAAGTCTTACTTAAG cATGGTGCTGATGTCAATGCTAAGGACATGCTCAAGATGACTGCACTTCACTGGGCTACTGAACATAACCACCAAGAAGTTGTGGAACTCTTAATAAAGTATGGAGCAGATGTTCACGCTCAGAGTAAATTTTGCAAAACTGCATTGGACATTGCAATAGACAATGGGAATGAAGACCTTGCAGAAATATTACAG ATTGCAATGCAGAACCAAATCAATACGAATCCGGAGAGTCCAGATACTGTGACAATACATGCAGCAACACCACAATTCATCATTGGACCTGGAGGGGTGGTGAACTTAACAG ATGAGACAGGAGTATCTGCTGTGCAGTTTGGAAATTCATCGACGTCAGTATTAGCCACATTAGCAGCTTTAGCAGAAGCATCAGCTCCACTGTCTAATTCTTCAGAAACACCAG TTGTGGCAACAGAAGAAGTGGTGACTGCAGAATCTGTGGATGGTGCTATTCAGCAAGTTGTCAGTTCTGGAGGACAGCAAGTTATTACTATAGTTACAGATGGCATTCAGCTTGGTAATCTGCATTCAATTCCAACCAGTGGAATAGGGCAACCAATAATCGTGACCATGCCAGATGGGCAGCAAG TATTAACAGTTCCAGCAACAGATATTGCTGAAGAAACAGTGATAAGTGAAGAACCACCAGTCAAGAGACAGTGCATTGAGATTGTTGAAAATCGTGTGGAGTCTGCAGAAATAGAA GAAAGAGAAACTCTCCAGAAGCAACTGGATGAGGCAAACAGAGAAGCACAAAAATACCGTCAGCAGCTTCTGAAGAAAGAGCAAGAAGCAGAGGCCTATCGACAGAAGTTAGAGGCAATGAATCGCCTCCAGACTAATAAAGAAGctgtttaa